One Oncorhynchus tshawytscha isolate Ot180627B unplaced genomic scaffold, Otsh_v2.0 Un_contig_7215_pilon_pilon, whole genome shotgun sequence DNA window includes the following coding sequences:
- the LOC112236482 gene encoding frizzled-5 gives MATMTHICPLYISVLCLLLLMRALPVRAASKAIVCEPITVPMCKGIGYNLTYTPNQFNHDTQDEVGLEVHQFWPLVRIHCSPDLLFFLCSMYTPICIPDYRKPLPPCRSVCERAKRGCSPLMSQYGFEWPERMSCEGLPELGDADLLCMDRNSSDATTLSPGPAFPPKPTPKAPYRNPARRRPHLLPKPHHSHHHQDCEQRGCRCRHPLVSVKHEARSLYGRGVHTGPVENCAQPCRQPYFTPDEHAFTSLWIGLWSVLCFVSTLTTVVTFLIDRDRFSYPELPIVYLAACYLFISLGYMVRLAAGHERVACSEDGGHVLYDASGPAGLCTLVFLLVYFFGMAGAIWWVVLSLTWFLAAGMKWGNEAIAGYSQYFHLAAWLVPSVKTIAVLALSAADGDPVAGICYVGNQSVESLRGFVLAPLVVYLFTGSLFLLAGFVSLFRIRSVIKQGGTKTDKLEKLMLRLGLFTVLYTVPAAVVVACLVYEQHLRPQWDRGLSCSCQAERERLSLGPDHAIFMLKYFMSLVVGITSGVWVWSGKTLESWRRFLGRCCCSCPCWGHKPSSASVYSEASTSLTTRTGLLPSQSEHKSLSHPSV, from the coding sequence ATGGCGACCATGACGCACATCTGCCCTCTTTACATCAGCGTTCTGTGCCTGCTCCTGCTGATGCGCGCACTACCGGTGCGCGCTGCCTCCAAGGCCATCGTGTGTGAAcccatcacggtccccatgtGCAAAGGCATCGGCTACAACCTGACCTACACGCCCAACCAGTTTAACCACGACACTCAGGATGAGGTGGGGCTGGAGGTGCACCAGTTCTGGCCGCTGGTGCGCATCCACTGTTCCCCTGACCTGCTCTTCTTCCTCTGCAGCATGTACACCCCAATCTGCATCCCGGACTATCGCAAGCCTCTGCCTCCGTGCCGCTCCGTGTGCGAGCGGGCCAAGCGCGGCTGCTCCCCCCTGATGAGCCAGTATGGGTTTGAATGGCCCGAGAGGATGAGCTGCGAGGGGCTGCCAGAGCTGGGTGATGCTGACCTCCTCTGTATGGACCGGAACAGCAGTGACGCCACTACTCTGTCCCCAGGCCCGGCCTTCCCCCCGAAGCCTACCCCCAAGGCCCCCTACCGCAACCCAGCCCGCCGCAGGCCGCATCTCCTGCCCAAACCCCACCACAGTCACCACCACCAGGACTGTGAACAACGCGGCTGCCGCTGTCGCCACCCCCTGGTGTCCGTCAAGCATGAGGCCCGCTCACTGTACGGCCGCGGCGTCCACACAGGCCCCGTGGAGAACTGCGCCCAGCCCTGCCGTCAGCCCTACTTCACCCCGGACGAACACGCCTTCACCTCCCTCTGGATCGGCCTGTGGTCGGTCCTCTGCTTCGTCTCAACCTTAACTACGGTGGTCACATTCCTGATTGACCGCGACCGCTTCTCCTACCCCGAGCTGCCTATCGTCTACCTGGCTGCCTGCTACCTCTTCATCTCCCTGGGATACATGGTGCGGCTGGCGGCGGGCCACGAGCGTGTGGCGTGCTCCGAGGACGGCGGGCACGTGCTGTACGACGCTTCGGGCCCTGCCGGCCTGTGCACCTTGGTGTTCCTGCTGGTCTACTTCTTTGGCATGGCCGGCGCAATCTGGTGGGTGGTGCTCTCGCTCACCTGGTTCCTGGCGGCGGGTATGAAGTGGGGCAACGAGGCCATCGCCGGGTACTCGCAGTACTTCCACCTGGCCGCCTGGCTGGTGCCCAGCGTCAAGACCATCGCCGTGCTGGCCCTGAGCGCTGCTGACGGAGACCCTGTGGCAGGGATATGCTACGTGGGCAACCAGAGTGTGGAGAGCCTGCGGGGCTTCGTGCTTGCTCCCCTGGTGGTCTACCTCTTCACAGGCTCCCTCTTCCTCCTAGCGGGGTTTGTGTCGTTGTTCCGCATCCGCAGCGTCATCAAGCAGGGGGGGACCAAGACGGACAAGCTGGAGAAGCTGATGTTAAGGCTGGGCCTCTTTACCGTCCTCTACACGGTCCCTGCCGCGGTGGTGGTGGCCTGTCTGGTGTACGAGCAGCACCTCAGGCCGCAGTGGGACAGGGGTCTTTCCTGCTCCtgccaggctgagagagagaggctaagcCTAGGGCCAGACCACGCCATCTTCATGCTGAAGTACTTTATGAGCCTGGTGGTTGGGATCACCTCGGGGGTGTGGGTGTGGTCGGGGAAGACTCTGGAGTCGTGGAGGAGGTTCCTGGGAAGGTGCTGTTGTTCATGTCCCTGCTGGGGTCACAAACCGTCCAGCGCATCAGTATACAGCGAGGCCAGCACATCCCTCACGACACGCACCGGGCTGCTCCCCTCGCAGTCTGAGCACAAGTCCCTGTCGCACCCATCTGTGTGA